From Dehalococcoidales bacterium, the proteins below share one genomic window:
- a CDS encoding TIGR03960 family B12-binding radical SAM protein, protein MTKLDSILHQVSRPARYSGGEWNSIIKEWDKTVIRVALSYPDLYEIGMSALALPILYELINSRADVLAERVYAPWPDMEAAMRKQGIPLFSLESKRPLRDFDIIGFSLGYELTYTNVLNMLHLAGIPVLAAERDSSYPLVIAGGCCALNPEPMSDFIDLFVIGEGEEVVPEMLDSLREGKLNGASKESLLRRLAAIPGIYVPGLYQVQYDVSGLFKEISPTTAEASPRVERRIVGKLPPPPTHPVVPYLEAIHDRGAIEIQRGCSRGCRFCQAGIFYRPVRERSQQEVIWALGELISNCGYSEVSLVSLSSSDYPHIDELVERLFRRYQADNLVLSLPSLRIDNFSVRLLDSLAAHKKTGLTFAPEAGSERLRQTINKNTSDDTILETAAEAFARGWSGLKLYFMLGLPTETTTDIEAIIKLVERISILGRTVKGRRPQIRISLSTFVPKPHTPFQWVAQESEQQLCTKHELLKQGLRRKDVHLSWQEPKVSLLEAALSRGDRRLGSVIYRAWQKGSVFDGWGEHFKYQNWLSAFAEAGLEPAFYAQRQRPLNEPLPWSHIDVGVREAFLKQEYHYALESRLTTDCRYQECNACGLERRQDSCQQKYRNVSQKRR, encoded by the coding sequence TTGACCAAACTCGATAGCATACTGCACCAGGTAAGCCGCCCGGCCCGCTACAGCGGGGGCGAGTGGAACAGTATCATCAAGGAATGGGATAAGACCGTCATCAGGGTCGCCCTCTCCTACCCGGACCTGTACGAAATAGGCATGTCTGCCCTAGCGCTGCCCATCCTCTACGAGCTTATCAACAGCCGGGCCGACGTCCTTGCGGAAAGAGTCTATGCTCCGTGGCCGGATATGGAGGCGGCAATGCGCAAGCAGGGCATCCCCCTCTTCAGCCTCGAGTCCAAGCGCCCGCTCAGAGATTTCGATATTATCGGCTTTTCCTTAGGCTACGAGCTGACCTATACCAATGTGCTGAATATGCTGCACCTAGCCGGAATACCGGTACTCGCCGCGGAGAGAGACAGCAGCTACCCGTTAGTAATCGCCGGCGGCTGCTGCGCCCTCAATCCGGAGCCGATGTCAGACTTCATTGATCTATTCGTAATCGGGGAAGGAGAAGAGGTGGTCCCGGAGATGCTTGACAGCCTGCGGGAGGGAAAATTGAACGGGGCCAGCAAAGAAAGCTTGCTGCGCCGGCTGGCCGCCATACCCGGCATCTATGTACCCGGGCTGTACCAGGTACAATACGATGTCAGCGGGCTGTTTAAAGAGATCTCCCCTACTACCGCCGAGGCCAGCCCCCGCGTCGAACGGCGGATAGTAGGCAAGCTTCCCCCGCCACCTACCCACCCGGTGGTCCCCTACCTTGAGGCGATCCATGACCGCGGCGCAATAGAGATACAGCGGGGCTGCAGCCGCGGCTGCCGCTTCTGCCAGGCAGGGATTTTCTACCGCCCGGTACGCGAACGCTCTCAGCAAGAGGTGATATGGGCACTGGGAGAGCTTATTTCTAATTGCGGATATAGCGAGGTCTCCTTGGTCTCGCTAAGCTCGAGTGACTACCCGCACATTGACGAGCTGGTAGAAAGACTCTTCCGCCGCTATCAGGCGGACAATCTTGTCCTGTCGCTACCCAGCCTGCGTATTGACAACTTCTCGGTAAGACTGCTCGACTCCCTGGCTGCCCATAAGAAGACGGGGCTCACCTTTGCTCCTGAAGCAGGCAGCGAGAGACTGCGCCAGACCATCAACAAGAATACCAGTGATGATACCATCCTGGAAACGGCCGCCGAAGCCTTTGCCCGCGGCTGGAGCGGCCTCAAGCTCTACTTTATGCTCGGCCTGCCCACCGAAACCACCACTGACATCGAAGCAATAATTAAGCTGGTGGAACGCATCAGCATTTTGGGTAGAACGGTAAAGGGGAGAAGACCCCAGATCAGAATCAGTCTGTCTACCTTCGTCCCCAAGCCCCACACGCCCTTCCAGTGGGTCGCCCAGGAAAGCGAACAGCAGCTATGCACCAAGCACGAATTGCTCAAACAGGGCCTGCGCCGTAAGGATGTCCACCTCTCATGGCAGGAACCTAAGGTCAGCTTGCTCGAGGCAGCACTTTCCCGGGGGGACCGCCGTCTGGGTAGTGTTATCTACCGCGCCTGGCAGAAGGGCTCGGTTTTTGACGGCTGGGGAGAACACTTCAAGTACCAGAACTGGCTTAGCGCCTTTGCCGAAGCCGGGCTTGAGCCTGCTTTCTATGCCCAACGGCAGCGCCCCCTGAATGAGCCCCTGCCCTGGTCACACATTGATGTCGGTGTCAGGGAAGCCTTCCTCAAGCAGGAATATCACTACGCCCTGGAAAGCAGGTTAACCACTGACTGCCGTTACCAGGAGTGTAATGCCTGTGGGCTGGAGCGCCGGCAAGACTCATGCCAGCAGAAGTACCGCAACGTCAGTCAAAAGAGGCGATAG